The sequence AGGCCGCGCAATGCAGGGCCTCCTGGccgtcgccctcgccgtcgcctgcgcggcggcggcctccgcgccTTCCTCCTACGCGCAAggcgccggggcggcggcgggctccggCGTGCCGTCGTGCGCGGCGAAGCTGGTGCCGTGCGCGGCGTACCTCAACTCCacgtccgcgccgccggcggcctgctGCTCCCCGCTCAAGGAGGCCGCGGCCAACGAGGCGGCGTGCGTGTGCGCCATGCTCCTCAACAAGGCCGCACTGCAGGCGTTCGGCGTCGCGCTCGAGCAGGGGATCGGCCTCGCCAAGCGCTGCGGCGTCACCACCGACGCCTCCGCCTGCGCCaagtccaccaccaccgccaccgccggtgcAGGTAGCAATCGAGCTCGCTCGTCTCATCTGCCGGTCGCCTCAACGCGCTTGATTGCCAAGCTTGTTCCTTCTTAGACTGTAGTGCACACGTGAAGAGAGAATAATTGTTTGTTTACCACCAACAGCAGCTAAATCCCAACCAGATCAACAATCTCTTACTCGAAACTTTGTCGTCTCCATACGACCATATGATGGATCTACAGATAGCTTACTGTTTACCTTTACCTTAATCCCTTTAACAACCATCAACTGGGAGCAGCTAACATATAATATTGCGCAAAATTGTATTGTCTAGCTACGCAAGATCCGCTCAATGTGTGGATGGATTTGGATCTCGTGTGATTGCTCTACATCTCTGCAACTGATCTTCTGATCAGGCCTATACTTATATGATGGTATTCCGAACCTGAATGATGGCGACTTCGTTTCTTCTAGCAGGTACAGCCACTGGCAGCGGCACTGCATCTTCTTCAGCTTCCACCGGCGGCGGTTCTGCTTCTACAGGTAATGCTATCACTTCACTGCTCTATCGTGCGTTTTATCAGCACTTGCGATCAGTACTAACGGAGAACAGTTCATTGCCTGAACCATAGAACATCACAACATGGTTTTTAACCCTGAAACTACTCTTTCagatgaaaaaaaaggagattaTACTCCTGACTTAACTGAAAGTCTGAATTTTAATTTTGTGATCATGTAGTTGTAAGTAGTAATTGAGCATTTTGTGCGGCCCCACTTGCAGTGACCAAACCAACAGCCAACGGAGGAGGCGTGAGGCATCGCCTAAGCTTGACCGGCGCATCGGCCTTGGTAGGCTTCAGTTTCATCTGGTGGGCGATGATGGCGTAATAGGAGTTCAGTTACCAAGCTGCTTCACATTTGCCTGGACATTATCTAGCATGGTATCAGCAGAGTTTTTTTGGTGGATTCGGACTCGCCTAATGTTCCACTCTGTGTGCCTATCATCTGGTTACAATTGCAACTTCGTTTTGGATACTCTACCCCAGTAGGATTCCAGTTGTTTTGTGCAAAACATGAGAATTTTAAGGAGAATGGAAACAACGAAAACCAAGTTTCAGCTTCTGCAAGAACGCACCACGATCGTAATGTTAAAATCACTATGAACATGGAAGTCGATCGCTGTAGCCAATAAACTGAACGTGGCTTGTTTTTTATGCATGCCGTCGAGTTTTTGATCCAAGGCTCAGTTTTCGGGCTGTACTTGGGCGTATTATCCCGGCCCATAACACATCTCCAAAGCTCTTCTTCTTGGTCCGGGTGATCAGGCCCATCCCATCCACCTTCGGGCCTTGGCGGCCTTCACCGATTCCTCCggttagaaaagagaaagagatccgctttttctcaaaaaaaaaaagaaaagaaaagagaaagagaatgAGCCTCCCTGCCCGGTGGGCCCATCCCATCGAGTTCCAGTTCCAGACCAAGACCAGCATGGTGGAGAAGAATTCCCCACCACCGGCtccagccgcggcggaggaggcgcaggCGACGCAACCCGATCCCCTCCGCCCAGACCCCGCCGCGatgctgccgccgtcgccgccgcgcgcgccgctcgcgTTCCCGACGCTGGACTCCCTCGCCGCGTTCCTCCGCCCCCGGCTCCCTCCCCAGGCGCTGTCCTCCTGGGGCGCCGTGCCGGGGACCAAGACCCTGCTCAACCTCTTCCTGGAGCTCTCCCACGGCGACTGCGCGCTCCACGTCCcggccggcccgccgccgcgcgtcgtCCGCGCCGTGCACGTGGCGACCGTCCGCATCCGCaaccggcgcggcgcgcggctggTGGAGGCCCGGCAGCTGCTCTCCGACGGCACGGTCCGgcgccgcgggccgcggccGCTGTCGGAGAAGATGCGGCCCGGCGAGTCccccgaggccgcggcggcgcgcgccgtgcGGGAGGAGCTCGGCGAGGGCGCCCGCGTCCGGATCGGGGCCGCGCGGGAGGCGCGCATGGAGGAGCGCGAGTCGGCGTCCTACCCGGGGCTCCCCGCCCGGTACGTGCTGCACGCGGTGGACGCGGAGCTGGTGGGCGGCGTGCCCGAGGACGGGGCGTTCGAGACCGAGGAGAccggcgaggacgccggcgcgGGGGCCATCACCGTGAAGCGGCACTACTGGGAGTGGGTCGACGGCGACGATAATGAGCACGAggaggtggccgccgccgccggcgcaggcgcgcacTAGTGGATCATCCTAGGCTCCTAGCACCATTTCCTGATCATTTTGTTGTCAAGTTTCTCCTCTCCAGATCAGTTCGCGTGTACTGTACGAAGTAGTAGTATCACTGAAAGCCCTGTTTACTTCTTTACGTGTAAACGCACAAACGTCGTAAACGTATTATTTTATAATagaatcttattaatttgaagtactaaatgaagtttatttacaactTTTTTTGCATGAataggctgtaaatcgcgagacgaatctaatgagcctacttaatccatgattttgcaatagtgatgctacattaactatccgctaattattgattaaacatgaattaattaatattattagattcgtctcgcgatttacaactcatctatgcaaaaagttttgcaaataaacttcatttaatacttcaaatgatcaagatttctttgcaaattttttttgcaaaatgaactaaacagaccCTAATTAGATGGTTTCAGAGATTAGAGATAATGAATGCATTGTGAGACGTTCCTTAATCTTCCCCAAAAATCCCAGTGCCGAGGAAAGTTTCTGGGACCTGCTCACTTGTGGAAAGCAGGAATGATTCGAGCGCCCTGGTGGTCCGTCTCAAGCATCAAGCAAGCAGCTGGAGGGGACGGGGATTTGGTTGGAGTTGTCGGCCAGTGATCAGGAACCACCATCTTgactttaaaaaaaaatagatcTCTTTTTATGCGCATGAGAGGGGCGCTGCCGTTACTGAACAAGCTGGATTACAAAATGTTTGTTTCATTCTCTGTATTTCTCGCGACGAGAAAATGCGGAACAGTGTTTGCtgggaaaaaaaacaagaacaagaacactCGATGGTGCTCTgctccgcgccggcggcccACCGCCGGCACGCCCTGCCGAGACGCGGCCTTGCGGCGCGTGCGGTCGGTGCCCGTGCCTAGCAGCTCTCAGGCCCACTCCACGCCGGGGACCGCCGCGGCGGACTCCGCCTCGCTGACCGCCGGAGGCGGAGCGGGCCGGAGGagggcgaccggcggcggcaagggggTCCCGGCGTCCGTGGTGGCCGCGGCGAGTGCCGCGAGTAGGAGCCCGAGGATGGTGCCGCCAAGGAGCACCGAGAGGCTGTGCTGCCGGTgggaggagcgcggcggcggcgacgcggagggCAGGGCGGCTTGTCGCTCACCTGCTCCCCTGCTCGGAGGGGGGCGATCGGCGGcgactctgtttttttttaacttgAGAATATGAGTAAATAGGTATCAGGGGCAAAAGGGTCATTTTTATTATTGAGTCCCACCTGTAAGGCTTTGTTCCCGTTATCACATGGACGGAAGGGTATAGAAATAAAAATGAGTTGGTGGTAGAACATACCTGtatgattgaaaaaaaaaatataaaagtcaAAAGTACTTAacataaaaatatacaaatatacAGGTAAAAGGCTCCCATCTTGTTCGTGGGCTCCCCTTCCGCAGCAAGGAGCAGCATGATTTCAGCCTTGATCGCAGCGTGCTGATGTTCCTGCAGAGTGCGGGCCAACGATCATGGCCGATATGAATCTATCCTTTGCTGACCCAGCCTTG comes from Panicum virgatum strain AP13 chromosome 4K, P.virgatum_v5, whole genome shotgun sequence and encodes:
- the LOC120704463 gene encoding non-specific lipid transfer protein GPI-anchored 3-like isoform X2 translates to MQGLLAVALAVACAAAASAPSSYAQGAGAAAGSGVPSCAAKLVPCAAYLNSTSAPPAACCSPLKEAAANEAACVCAMLLNKAALQAFGVALEQGIGLAKRCGVTTDASACAKSTTTATAGAGTATGSGTASSSASTGGGSASTVTKPTANGGGVRHRLSLTGASALVGFSFIWWAMMA
- the LOC120704463 gene encoding non-specific lipid transfer protein GPI-anchored 3-like isoform X1 → MQGLLAVALAVACAAAASAPSSYAQGAGAAAGSGVPSCAAKLVPCAAYLNSTSAPPAACCSPLKEAAANEAACVCAMLLNKAALQAFGVALEQGIGLAKRCGVTTDASACAKSTTTATAGAAGTATGSGTASSSASTGGGSASTVTKPTANGGGVRHRLSLTGASALVGFSFIWWAMMA
- the LOC120704462 gene encoding uncharacterized protein LOC120704462: MVEKNSPPPAPAAAEEAQATQPDPLRPDPAAMLPPSPPRAPLAFPTLDSLAAFLRPRLPPQALSSWGAVPGTKTLLNLFLELSHGDCALHVPAGPPPRVVRAVHVATVRIRNRRGARLVEARQLLSDGTVRRRGPRPLSEKMRPGESPEAAAARAVREELGEGARVRIGAAREARMEERESASYPGLPARYVLHAVDAELVGGVPEDGAFETEETGEDAGAGAITVKRHYWEWVDGDDNEHEEVAAAAGAGAH